A portion of the Sulfurospirillum diekertiae genome contains these proteins:
- a CDS encoding NAD(P)H-dependent glycerol-3-phosphate dehydrogenase — MSIAVIGAGKWGQALQFALSRNFTCKITSRQQKSIENFVNLEEALTCQYLIFALPAQVVRGWLETHFSFSGQKILVAAKGIEQGSGAFLNEIFANFVPEDHLSFLSGPSFASEVIQGLPTALVINSTNDILAKEFASFFPSFIKTYTSKDVIGAEVCGAYKNVLAIASGICDGLRLGNNARASLIARGLVEMRRFGKYFGAQDETFLGLSGAGDLFLTASSTLSRNYRVGLFLAEGKKLEDILIALGEVAEGVFTSAAIFELSLKHTIYTPIAHEIALILKGKEPRISVKDLLAD; from the coding sequence AGTTATTGGAGCGGGGAAATGGGGGCAAGCACTTCAGTTTGCGCTCTCTCGCAATTTTACATGTAAGATTACTTCGCGCCAACAAAAATCTATTGAAAATTTTGTAAACCTTGAAGAAGCATTAACCTGTCAATATCTCATTTTTGCACTTCCTGCACAAGTGGTTCGTGGTTGGTTGGAAACGCATTTTAGCTTTAGTGGTCAAAAGATTTTGGTTGCTGCTAAAGGAATCGAGCAGGGAAGTGGGGCATTTTTAAATGAAATTTTTGCAAATTTTGTTCCTGAAGATCATCTTAGCTTCCTCTCAGGTCCTTCGTTTGCAAGTGAAGTGATACAAGGGCTTCCTACCGCTCTTGTCATCAATTCTACTAATGATATACTTGCTAAAGAGTTTGCTTCATTTTTCCCTTCATTTATCAAAACTTATACTTCAAAAGATGTTATTGGTGCAGAAGTCTGTGGTGCTTATAAAAATGTTCTCGCCATTGCCAGCGGTATTTGTGATGGATTAAGGTTGGGAAATAACGCAAGGGCTAGTTTAATCGCCAGAGGGCTTGTGGAGATGCGCCGTTTTGGTAAGTATTTTGGAGCACAGGATGAAACTTTTTTAGGTTTGAGTGGCGCAGGTGATCTGTTTTTAACAGCTTCCAGTACACTTTCACGTAATTATCGTGTGGGTCTTTTTTTAGCTGAAGGCAAAAAACTTGAAGATATTTTGATCGCTCTTGGTGAAGTTGCTGAAGGTGTTTTTACCTCTGCAGCCATTTTTGAGCTCTCTTTGAAACATACCATTTATACTCCCATTGCGCATGAAATAGCATTGATCCTCAAAGGTAAAGAGCCTCGTATCAGTGTTAAAGATTTATTGGCTGATTGA